The Besnoitia besnoiti strain Bb-Ger1 chromosome Unknown contig00014, whole genome shotgun sequence genome contains a region encoding:
- a CDS encoding putative 2-oxoisovalerate dehydrogenase subunit alpha (encoded by transcript BESB_024810): MAARGFASGPQFRGVFPGEPVTELCFAPSKERGLPLFRQLGDSGDLLESATLSFSLEEGVRMLRVMIQSQVYDSILYDIQRQGRISFYLAAAGEEAALVGSAAALKDADMILPQYRELPSLMWKGFTLDDVLAQLFATAKDPGRGRQMPIHYTPAHMCIMPVSSPLAVKIPQAAGVGYAYKLGKKDAVAAVYFGDGAASEGDACVGLNFAAALGSQTLFLCRNNGYAISTPVDEQYRGDGIGARAVAFGIDTVRVDGTDLVAVYAAVKAARELIVKRQEPAFVEMMTYRLGPHSTSDDSAAYRKAEEVQQWSTPALHCVRRFAAFLTKQGVWSTVEENALVEETRKRILSRIRVFEKMKHPPVLAGLFTDVYDKMPKSLQEQQEALRSFLSHPDRAKTYNLNRFERDQTGKGEN, from the exons ATGGCTGCGAGGGGGTTTGCTTCGGGGCCTCAGTTTCGGGGGGTTTTCCCGGGAGAGCCCGTCACAGAACTTTGTTTCGCGCCTTCAAAGGAGCGCGGCTTGCCGCTCTTCCGCCAACTCGGGGATTCCGGAGACCTGCTGGAGTCTGCGACGTTGTCGTTTTCGCTCGAAGAGGGCGTACGCATGCTGCGCGTGATGATTCAGAGCCAGGTCTACGACTCCATTCTCTACGACATTCAGCGGCAGGGGCGCATATCCTTCTATCtggccgcggccggcgaagaagcggcgctggtgggcagcgcagccgcgctcaAAGACGCAGACATGATTCTCCCTCAGTACCGCGAGCTGCCCTCGCTCATGTGGAAAGGCTTCACACTCGACGACGttctcgcgcagctcttcgCGACCGCAAAAGACCCCGGGCGCGGCCGGCAAATGCCCATACATTACACAC CGGCGCACATGTGCATCATGCCCGTGTCGTCACCCTTGGCGGTGAAGATCCCGCAGGCTGCGGGTGTCGGGTATGCATACAAACTCGGGAAGAAagacgcggtcgctgcggTCTActtcggcgacggcgctgcgagTGAAG gcgacgcgtgTGTAGGCTTGAacttcgcggctgcgctgggGAGTCAGACGCTCTTCCTGTGCCGAAACAACGGCTACGCGATCAGCACGCCGGTCGACGAGCAGTACAGGGGCGACGGCatcggcgcgcgagcggtcGCCTTCGGCATCGACACGGTGCGCGTGGACGGCACAGACCTCG TGGCCGTTTATGCGGCGgtgaaggccgcgcgagagctcATCGTGAAGAGGCAGGAGCCCGCGTTCGTAGAGATGATGACGTATAG GCTTGGCCCTCACTCGAccagcgacgacagcgcgGCGTACCGGAAAGCCGAAGAGGTGCAACAGTGGAGTACTCCAGCGTTACACTGTGTTAGGCGCTTCGCAGCGTTTTTGACAAAACAG GGTGTGTGGAGCACCGTGGAGGAAAACGCACTCGTcgaagagacgcggaagaggatCCTCTCGAGAATACG AGTATTCGAGAAAATGAAGCATCCGCCGGTGTTAGCGGGGCTCTTCACCGACGTCTACGACAAAATGCCAAAATCTTTGCAAGAACAGCAGGAGGCACTGAGGAGTTTCTTGTCGCATCCTGACAGGGCAAAGACATATAATCTGAATAGGTTTGAGAGGGATCAAACGGGGAAGGGAGAAAACTGA